AATCAATTCAGTTTGAAAAATGAACCTCAATTCAATTCGGAAAACATAACATTGcaatatatctatatttaaaAACACATGAAAATGGACATATTTTGAACTTTTGAAGAcatgataatatataatacaataCATATAATGATTGAGTGTTGATCATATAAGTTAATCTTATGGTCATATAACTCTATATGAAACCTATAATGATATATATGTCACTGTCTATTGAAGATGACTATTCAACACAAATGCAAGATTTGGTGTATTGTGTGTTGGATGAAGAACTGGAGAAGAGACACAAAAATGTGATTTAGTAAGTATTATTGCATTAATTTACTAGTATAATCTCTTTCCTCTATAAATACTCAAATTCCGAATTCACAAATTATTGGAACTAtgctttttaaaactaatagATTTGTTTAAACAAGAGCACGACATGTAAGGTTCAACaaccacacacaaaaaaaaattcaagttccAAGACAAGtgatcaaaagaaaatgaaaaatgaaacaaaatacaaagTTGTTTGGGTGTCTCATCTATCATCCAATTTGATCATAGAAGTTGGAATATCCTGGAGACAAAACGAAGAAACATGTTTCCAATAGTAACATTAAAATCGACCACACGATTGTCTAGGTTTATCATTTTAAAGACAAATCAATCTTGTGGATTATTGAGTCCAGACAAATATTAGGAGAAATAAGATAATTATCGTAATCCCAAAAACATAAGAAGCAATTATTACCATCAACGAGTTTTGGTGTGTGCTTTTTTTGTGGTACTTGAGTTTTTGATGTGTGCGAAAAAAGTTCAACGGCCTCCAAAATCGAGAGAATCCATGACGAAATTAACTATAGAGAAAAATAAGAGATTGAAAAACTCCCTTAGTTTAGGGTTTGTTGTTGATTTGTGATTGGAGCTCTACACTAACAATCAAAAAGATGCATATAATTAAGAAAGTCACTTTGTTTCATAAGAATCCatgttttagaagaaaaaaattgtttctaaaagatttatatttttgacattTTCAATGGATGTAATAATgataaattgtaaacttcaaaaacattaattacGTTCACTGAATTTTAATTTGCTAAAAGTTATGAAAaagctaataaaaaaaataatttatttataatccaCCAGAgggaataatttttttattttttcagctAATAGTTTGCTCAATACAAGAagcttttaaataattttataaaatttattcttAGTATAAGTAAGTAATTGATCAAGTGAAAAAtgcatataaatacataaatatattatacatgATCTTCCCATGAGATAAATTTCCTAAATTATTTTAGAACATGGTCTTGTAGCTCAGTTGGTTAGTTTGTAGGTCTTATGAGCCGAATGTCGCGAGTTCGAGCCCAATGGAACCATGTACATATGgactttttttactttaaatggTAACCTGatcatttcaaatttgtttcttaTCAACATTGGTTTGGATTCGGTTTAAGTTCCCATGTTTTTAACCATTTTACAAGCATGCACTAATAAGTAGAGGCGAACATTTTGGTTTAAGTTCTGATTTGGTTTGGATTCGGTTCAGTTTGGTTTATAAGTTGGATCAAAGAAAACTTTAACCAAAGTCAACTGAAAACAGTTCGATTTTAGTTCGGTTTAGTTAGgtttaatttggttttgtttgtgtttgttgaATTCAATTCAATTGAGTTGATTTTTAGGTTTGTTCTAATTCAAttacaaagttataatttataagaacATAAAACACATTATCATTTGACAttgaatcattatttttttcataaagccaaacatcataataaaatgtaaaagatgcaatccaataattttatattattatctttaaacctaatataaatatcacaagtaattttttcggttttgatatTAATGTATgggattcatatttttttattttatttttacttgtgtttcttctatttatttagaagtaaaatgtctaaaattttatttagtagtTTAGGTTAaatggttaaatatattaaatcttaatattattactatatttagttaatcaaattaaagaaacacttttgttttttggtttggtcGGTTTTATATAGAacatattaagttttttttttaacgtctgaATCGATTAATAATCGGAAGTGGTGAAAACACCCAACAAAGAACAAACCTTGACAGTCAAGGTAATGAAAATAACGAAGAAGACAGCGACGACATTCTAAATAAGAATCAACAGTCACTTCTGATTGTTTCTCTAGCGATCCGATCATGAAGCCAGGAAGGACCCTCCAAAGCCAAGTATGTTTGCAATCTTCCATCTCTAAGCACACTCTTCGCAATGTCTCGAGCGATTCcattggccgaaatcttttccCCTTCAAAGTCCAGACTTTCAAAATCTTCCTTgagttttctgatttttttccaACAAATTCATGTATCTAGGCCATGGTTGAGGCTTCTTCAGAGCTTCTACTACCTCGTGATAATCCACAGCAACAGTCACTTTCGATATTCCTAGGTCCCGCAAGCTAGAGAGAGCCCATATCACGCTTCGGAGCTCCGCCACAAAGCGATTAGGAGCGTGAGTTATCGCATCACGAGCATGGTATGAGACATTACCCATCTGATCTCTTGCAATCCAAGCAACACAACTATGAAGAAGAGCATTCCTCCAGTTTGCATGAATATTACACTTTATGACTCCATTCTCAGGCGGATTCCATTTGTCTTCACTCTCCAATCTCGTATTCGTGTGAGCACCAGGAGCTTGGACCTTGTTCAACTCGAACCATTGCTCCACTTCTTCAAACATGGCTCGTAAAAGCCTCTCCAAAGATTCTTATACGTTAGCGTAGATAACAGAGTTCCTGTTTTTCCAGATTAACCATAGCACCCATGGGATAGAGCGACGTATAGCCTCTGTCTTACTCAAGTCCTGCATTGCGTCAAAACATAAGCCACATTCTCTTTCAGGGAATGTTGCAAAACCCCTGCAGACAACGCTACACCCACGTCTTCCCAAATTCGAGAAGCCGTCACACATTGAAATAGGACATGGTTTATGGTTTCTGCTCCATCATTGCAGAGTTTACAGGCCGGCTGAGTTTAGCCTCTCAGCAACAGCCACCGCTCCTGATATAACCCTCCATAGGAACAATCTAATTTTTGGTAGAGTTGGGATTTTCCAAACACGTTTCTGCAAAGCAATCCGAGTGAGTTCTTGAGGAGAGATTTGACCTGCTGCCTCAATTTTTCCTTGCAGTATCAAATCGTATCCTGTTTTGACCATGTAAGCACCATGTTGAGAGTAAGCCCAAACAAAGCCGTCATTAACGTCACCTGGCATCATCTGTCTGATACGGACCACTTCATTGGGATGAAAACGTTCCGACAGCATCTCAACGTTCCAGTTCCCTATATCATCAAGTAATGTATCCACCTTTAGATTAATATCTATGAAGGTTTGTCTGTTAACTGGACGACGAGGCATCCCATCCATGATCCATTTGTCTCCCCACACCAGAGTAGATCTTCCATTCCCAATGGATTTTGTGAACCCCTTAATCAATAGTTCTCGACCAAATATGATACTCCTCCAAACATACGATGGCCTATACCCTTTGccacattccaaaaactcttTATTAGCATAGTATCGGCCTTTGTAGACTTGTGCTAGTAGACTTTGCGGATCGCTTAGCAGTTTCCAAGCTTGCTTGGCCAGCAAGGCTTGATTAAAATCTTCAATGTTACGAAAACCAAGCCCTCCTAACTCCTTCGGTTTACATAAATCTGGCCAAGCTACCCAGTGTATCTTTCTCTTCTCACTACACTCATTCCACCAGAACGCATCTATAACACTCATTATCTTTTGACAATGATGTTTCGTTAGACGAAAGCATGACATAGCATAGACAGGCAAGGCCATAGCAATAGACTTAAGGAGTACATCCTTTCTCCCGAGGGAAAGCGTTTTGGCATACCATCCGTTAAATCTTTTGCCAAGTTTCTCGCCTATAAAGACTAGAAGCTTCTGTTTTGATCCACTGAAGCATTCTGGGAGACCCAAATAAGTACCAGCTCCACCCTCATTCTCTATCTCCAGCAGTTCCACAATTAGACGCTTCATAACAGGGTCGATATCAGCTCCAAACGTCACCGATGACTTAAGAAAATTGATTTCTTGGCCTGACGCTTTACCATATAGCTCTAAGCAGTGCAGAAAATTGGAGCAGTCCGACAGAGTTACTTTGCAAAGGAAGAGATTGTCATCAGGAAAAAACAaatgttgaaatttttttgtgttaatCTCATTCCTGTGATGTTGCTTTGAAGCTCAGTTATATTCATCACATGTACCAATGCCTAGTATGAATAGGAAAGGGGACAATGGATCCCCTTGACGGATGCCCGTCCACGTTCTGGTGTAATTCTTCCAGACAATGAAAGAGTTTAATAAAATCTTTTACCAAAGGGTTACACATATATTTGGTTTGGGTCAATTTGGGTTCGACTAGATCGgtttaatttgtttgttttttttgccaGTCGGGTCTTATTGTATAGAGTTAGTTATTATGAAGAGTACATAACATGTTGAAATTACAAGGCATTTGTgagtataaataaaaactatttgatGGATAAAATTAAGAACTGGGAGGCCAACATACAGCCCAGTGATGTCTGCAAATCTTCTAATTCACAGAGTAAGTAAACCTTTGGGACGAGAGTTGTGGTTGAGATCCGACGTAATTGTGGTTATTACTTTCAGTCCATGAGCTTGTAGCGTTTCTCTTGCACACCAGAAACTCCCATTTGTATCTCTATGATAGTGTGAAGTGGCATCTGTTGAATACATTCATAGATGTCAATGCCGTGTTATAAACTATCTAAAATCTTATCCATCACTCGAATGGTTTTATCATACAATCTCATATTTCAGACTATACCTCGATCTGGGGTATTTCTTTGAGAGGACGGTCCGCAAAATATGCATATAAGGCCCTCAGAACGGCCTGCATAAGAACCAACCAATTGTAAGGTGAACTCATTGACAAGTCAGATAGTTCAACATGATCAAGTGGATTGTCGACAAATTCTTCAAAAACTAGAGCCAATGGTTTTAGACAATAAACTATAAACAGAGTTTGGACTATAACCTGGTGAGCTATCACGACGACAGGAGCTCTTTGTCGTTCTAACTCAATGATCACAGGTTCGAGCCTACATTGTCAAAGAAACATTATTTGCTTGAGGTTTAGTTTATGACTGaacgtagaagaagaagaagaagagacaaaCATACCGTTGAATTACATCAAGGTAGGACTCTCCACGAGGGTATCTGTATCGCAATTTGTCTTTTCTCCGAGATCTGCAGTCATATGCACCACAAGATGAGCTAGAGAAGTCGGAGAGCTTATTGTCCGTTTCAGGATTGATAAACTTGTACCATAGAGATTCGATATGCAGTAGATTAGAATATGCAAATATGGGATGTAAGTTGGTTTCTTCAGATTCGTAACCGATTTTCTTGGCTTTATgatgaacaaaactataatCTAGTTCTATCCAGTTACAAGCATAGCACCCCTAGCATAAATTTATGTGCCCTTCCTCAGATTCTTTAAAAACTCTTGGAAATTAGAACTGATGAAGTTTTTTCAGATATACAGATTCTACCAAGTCACTTACTCGAACTCTTCTGGCATTATCTTCTTTATCTCTTCATATGTCATTCCATCGCAAACTCCAGAATTAATCTCGTCCAGCGCACGCCATTGCACCTAAAATGAAAATAGGAGAAAACGATTATTTTGCATCAGCATATAGTACAAGACATCAAGAGTCGGAAGATATTTTGGCAGTTAGTAAACATCAACCTTAGGAAATCCAACTATGGAACCTGCTGTTAAGATTGTTCTCTGAAGTGTACTGGTCCAAATCTGAAATAGACAACGTCGGTGGATCACTATTACTGAATTATCAAGAGCTTTATGATTTCAAATTAACCAAGTATGGAATTGCTTGATCCTTTGTGGACTTGTGTGGCAAAAAGAGGTTTCGAGGATGGTTCCATGCCTAGGTTGGTGTAGGAAAACAAAATCTCGTTGTGCAGTTCCAAATGACCGATATTTATTCTCAATAATATTTTCCGGATTTTAAGAATTGATAGACTGACTTAGAGGTTGCACAAATTTTACGTAAGCATTCACTGGTACGCAAGACAAGCAACAAGCTTTCTTTGACACATTTGCAGATACATCAAAATTCAAACATGGTGTAATAGTCTGGAATACTTACCGAAGCAgccttttcattttttagtcgCTTTTCAACAAAGTTAGCGAGTTTCTTTGCATAAATTTTTCCAGATTCACTGCGTTTCAAAGTTGACAAAGGTTATCAATTTCACATTTTAAACAAGAAATATAAATTCCATCCttagaaattttagaaatttggaGGTGACTGAGTAAAAACATACCTTATAACACTATCTCCCCCAGTTCGGCCTCTAACATTATCCATACTTTCTCCATGCCGAGTGAGTAGTATTGGTCGTGGAGTAAGATGCGTGTTCACCTAATTAAAGGTAAGAAAATATTAGCTTCTTCAAAAAAGAAATGATCTCGTGATCACTTAACTTATTCTTATTGAATAAGCCAATGAATGTTGATGATGATATAAATCACACTTGCAAGTATATAACTTGTATGCATATTACAAAAAGGCTAAAGGCATTTCAATTAAAAATGAGCAAGAGACATCGCTAATTCATACCAAGAAAAATACAATTCTTCCAGGAAGGTAACCACTTATATTGTTCACCTGCAAAAAGAGTAGATTAACAGTCAGGAGTAGTCAAAAATATAGAGTATCGGTATCCTATCGAGATCAGTATGAAATGCCATCAGTGGCACATTTCTTCATcaagcacatatataaaacgtACTTGTATCTGTCCACCATTACCGCTGACCATATCAATCATTTtgatgtaagaaccttcttcAACAGGCTCATAAACCTGGTATGAAAACAATAAAACCAACATTTGAATCCAGCCTGCTTTCTCAAAGTAATTAGGACACGTTTGGAAGCTGCAGATTTGTATACCGACCTTCTCATAATTGGCCAAACGGTCTCTAAAGTCTCTCACTCCAGCTTCAAAATCCGTCCTGCAGAAAAGCATACGGATTTAGCTGACAGGTAAAAAAGAAGTCGACTAGGAAGAGAAAATAAGTGTCTTAAAGAGGCATCGTACCCTTCTGCATAATCAGGACTTTGCTGGATTTTAAGACGTATGTTTCTTTCAATAATGCGTTCATCATTGCATAGTGTTTCCAGAAAAATAATCTACACAAGAGTCAAAAGGTAAATCAGTTACGTTACAGTTACACAAGAGTCAACATCACAGTATTTCGAAGCTTCAGTACCTTACACTTTCCTTCAGCCATTTTCATCAGCATATTCCGGCGAACTCGTGTGCTATTAGTTGCATCAAAGATTCCGACCTATAATGAACACTATTTAGAATGGGATATATAAGAAACCAGGAAAAACATCTAACTGAAAACTACTTACTTGACCACCATCCTGCATCCAACCGATCATGTCCTCCATTGCAAGTGCTGCTACCTAGTAGCATGTGATATATTAAAACTAAGtgcaaagaagaagataaatggTGTTAAAACTGATCACTAAATCAAACATCGTCCAATATAACAAATTAAGTTGAGAGTACCATAACCATGATGAATTTAGACGCACAAATTAGAAGAGACAGTCGCAAACTGGCTTTACTAAGCAATTCAAAATACCACCTACCTCTGTTCGTGCCTCTACACCTTCTGGATTGTCCCCTCGAAAGAAATCAGCAGCCTACAGAAAGCTCATTCGTTGTCCATCAGAAATATCCAAAATGGAGGGCAGATACTTATCCAATTTAATAATCCAGCTTACCACGTTAACTCCATGTTTTAGCCGTCGGTACTGTAAAGAAATGGAGCAATGATTGAGTCAATATTTTCCACAAGTGTTGTTAGTTACAGAATACGTAGAAAAACGAAAAACAAATTTGCAAACCTTTCCAACATTAAAATGTTTAGTATCGTGCCCCAACCAGCGAAGATATCTTGTCAACTTTGCTGCAGTAAAAGTCTTTCCTCGAGCTGGCAAGCCTACCTAATACAATATGATGGGAATGGTGTGAACCAGAACTTCAGTCTCTATTTTTCATTCAAGTTAATATGTTAAACAAAATATCCAGCCATCCAGCTCCCAACAATTGAGCTGAAAAGCCTGAAAAAACTATGAACAGCAGCGCCTATATGGAAAAATTACCAGAACGATTGCTAGGTGACTATCTTCTTTGGGTCCAAGCATTTGATCAGCAACCGCTGCTGCAGCAACAGCTCCTGCGGCGGCTGGCATTGAATTCTAACAATTTAAACGAGAAATAGTGAAACTACGTCAAAAGATCTTAAATTTAAGATAATCCCATTGGAAATAGAAACTATCTCATGCCAAACCTTGGTTTGCGCATCAACTTTGAGGTCAACCGAAAAGGAGCTTGCGCTAACAGATTTGGCCAGCCTAGGGGAGCCAACACCACGATCAACAAAGAGTCCTCTTTGACCATCCTTCTGCTGAAAAGGTGAGACTACTCCTGAAGCTGAATAAGTATCCGAGGAATCGGGAACAATGACCTTCATTTCCTATGGGTAAAATGTATGCCAGTATTAAATAAGAAAGATGACCATTAACTAACGCATAGGCATCTACCATGCAACTAATCAAAGTGTAGAACCTTTGCAGATGGCGATCCATCAGCGCTAACACCAGAATCTTTAGGACTATTGGATGCTGCCTTTGGGGTATTGTCATTAACAAATGAACCAGAAGCTGAAAGAGATCGTGGATTCTCTGCATTGTCAGCCGCATAAACAAGAGACGAGTGTGCAGAAGGTGCAGGAGCAGGAACTTCATAATGCTCAAGATCAAGCTCCAAACTTTCTGAAGGACAATTctgtcaaaaaaataaaagaaagtgtTCATTTCGAGCTTATCTCCATGGAACTTGTAAAGGATTAAATCACCTCGACAACTGTTGAATCAGGATTAATACTGACATCAGGGATACCACGAACTGTAGAAGGCTGAAAGTTCTCCCTATAAGCTCGCCAACTAGCAGCAAGATCAAACGGTGAAACTCTGTCAGCATTGATGAACACTCGGAATTCAAGAATCACATCACCTTCCAGCTTAAAAAGAGCTACCCTAGCATCTCCTTGCAACGAACCGCCAGTGAGAAGCCTATTTTCACCTTCCTCAACTATACAAGGCGTGTCTCTGTACTTTGGCTTCAACAAAAACTTGAAATCCAAAGTCTctacacaaaagaaaaagaacctTAGATCATAATATAACATTGGCATCAACGATCGCTTCTCCAAATTGAGTCAACTCACATAcggaaaaagaaagaacaatACCGTGATCAGGAGGAACAACGAAGCTCAGCTCCGAGATTGACGCGGATTCACGTTGCAGCGGAAGCTATCAAGAAAAAAATCGACAAAAACGCTATCAAATTATGAATCGGAAGCAATAAATTACAAAGTCAACGAATGCTCACAGCTTTGGAAGGATCCCAAGAGCCGATCACGGGAACAGAGCCGTAGACGTGAGGAGTAAGCTCGCCTTGAACCTTAGAGCTCTCCATTTTGAGTGAAACGTAGAGCtgacctcctcctcctcctcctccgccattGGAACCGTCGTCCTCTTCTTCAGTATTCTTCGATGCACCCGACCCCATCGCTATTGTCTTTTCTTTCCGTTATCGGATTTGAATTTAATGAAGATGTCAAACGgataaagagattagagaagaaacCTGAAGCGGCTCGCTCCCCCgcagctttttttttcttttcttttcttttttccgGAAAAATTATTCGGTTGTTTGATTCTCAGTGGTATGTTGGGATAACCGGATAAGAGCAAATACGTGGTGTTTGGGTCgggtttgttttgtttctggGCCTATGTTGCTTATTGATCCAGCCCTTAATAAATATCCATAGTAAATAATAGTaccttttaagtttttttcttaaaaataacactaaaaggagaaactcataaaaatgacattcattaaatagtaaaatatctctaatatacttagtttaaaattaactaaacaaacaaaaataaataaaaacaactaaaataaaaataaaaaaaatgaatttttttttatagtttcagattatatgttttccgattcgaaatttttataatttttccttctgaaattttctttttcgaaattttttttttttttttcaatttttttttatagttcaaaaatactttttgaaactgtttttttcaatttttatttttagtatttattttttattttataaaattttaaatcctaattccaaaacaccaccccttaactctaaactctaaagttTGGATTGATTAATTCAAAaggtataaatgtatatgtacctctttaatgaaacatatttATGTGACTTTGAGACTTGAGTGttagtttggaaacaaaaaattGGTTTGTTGCTATCCTAGTCGTTTTCtctaatataaagaaaattatttttttctttttctactgTCATATCAGTGATATGATATCATATCACTAATTCGCTCATCCTCAGAGCGACATTTGTCTGTTCATATCTCTgtgaaaatacattttaaacTTGTTTTATTGTTAACTGTTACTTGTCTGTTTGAAAAGACGATTAGTATGTGAGTGTGTTTGTGTTTTAAAAGACTAATGATGCTTTTTTCAGTGATCAGAGCAAGTGTCCCTAAGCTGCTTCTTGATGATGTCTTTGAGCAGAAGAATGAAATTGCCAAAGCTGTTGAAGAGGAGCTCGAGAAGGCAATGTCTGCTTCCGGTTTTGAGATTGTGCAAACTCTCATCGTTGACATTTTGAGCCTGATGAACATCTCCAACGAGCCATGAACGAGATCAACGCTGGTAACAAAACCGTCTCATCATATCCTTTATAGACTGGTTTTCATATTAGTAACAAaaatggttttcttttctttctttaatctGTCAATTTAATTTCCATTTTCTAGACATCTAGATTAAACTGATATGTCTTTTAAtattgttgtttattttgttgtttatgCATCTCAAACTCACTCTCattgttgtttattttgttcttgAAACTGATCAGAAGTTGCTTTATCCAGTTTCAGAAGAGATGTTGCCTCCTTGCACGCAGAGAAGAAGGTTGGTTCTCATTGCAGGAGCTGTTGCAGGAGCTGAACCAGAGGCTTGTTAAGCTGAGAGAGGTGGAAGAGGCAGCAGCGCAGGGAACGAGGAAGGGGATTTCCTTTGGTGATCTCAGGTCTGATATTCAACAAGCCAGAAAATCACAAGCCTGTACGTTCACAAACTCTATTACTTCCCCTGTGTGCATTGTTTTAGACTTTAGATGTTCAATGTATGCTATACCGGTCCATCTCTTACTTGTAAACTACTATGTGACAACAAAGAAGCTTGTGGCTTGATGTTGTTGCTTAGTtcttagttttgatttgttGTTCATTGCTTGTGATTTAATTTGGAAGGTTGCTTAGTTCTTGAATCGACGAAgctgagaagaagagagaggaagATGAATCAAAGGATTCACATGTCCTTTTGCAAGGGATTGCACGTAGACTGGTGAAAACGACACTGCAAGCAGCAGcaaagaagagaaagatgagATACTCTGATCTGAAGAAGATAGAGAGACTTTCTGTAATCTTATAATTGTTGTGGATGATGAATGAATGTAGGTCTTTTGCTGTATTTTTGTGTTGCGTGAAACTCTCACGTTTAATAGAAACCCATTCtcactttttgttttaaataatgaTCTCAATTCCCATCTCTAGAGTATGGTGGTTCAGCTGAAGTAATGGCTCAATGTTAAGACAATAACACATTAACACGTCAGGTCCCGTCCTTCATTGTTGTTCTGATGGACCGCGGGAAGCAGAAGCAGCTAATCATCTATAAAATCATCAACCGTAGAAGCAGAAGCAGCTTGAAGCAGCTAGTATCATGTTTTTCTGTGACGTCCTGCGGGACAGCCCGCGAAGACCTACACATTTCGCGGTACGGGATTGGGCAGCTAGTTTCAGGACCGCATCCCGCGCGGAACGGTCCAGCCGTGTACAGCCAGAAGACGAACCCGCAGCGGGTCGGGATGGGACGGGACGAGAGAGCCCAATTGTCATCCCTATGTGTGTGGACTCTGTGTTTTCTCAGATAACTCAGCCCAATAGCAAGTGACTTAAACCTCTCAAGCCGCGTGGGTTAATCATGTTCTTTCTTCTCTGCCGTCCGAAAGCTGATGTAGTCAGCGTGACGATTCCATTCGTAGGGTTTTGATCGCATCCTTTGAACTCCTTTTCCATCCATTGAAACTAAACTACTTACAGATTCATAGCATTAAACATCTTCTTACTTCCTTTAGCCATGATTTATGTGAAGTTATCTTCTGCGAGGCGGTGATATGCAGATATAAAAAGGTAAGCCTTCCTCCTCTCAAAAACATCTTCTCAATCTGTTGAATTAACAAAGTAAACTTATTTTCTGAGAAATGGCTAACTCGAAAGTTCTTCTTTCTGATTTGATGTCCTGTAGATGTTTCTCCACCACTGAGGTTAGGCTGACTTAATGGCATCGAGCCCAATTCTCAATGAGGCAGCAGAATACCCACATCCATTTACAGTCTTTCTATTGACACCTGTTGTAAAGACCCTCACGAGCGAATAggattttggtcgagaaaaatcccgctcgaccagttcggagttggttcgaccaaaattaaaaataaaaatcaatccGGTAAATTAATGTCTCGACGGGACTGTCCTGTGGTCGAAAGAACTTCCCTTGATAGTTTTGgtcgagtcttaaatatttggtcgattttttctttatttaagcTGGACGAGATATTCCGAGAGAAAAACGAGGGCCGAGGACAAATAATAtttggttgaaaagcctagagtgatatctgataggagtgtggtgttctttggttgttggtctaaggcgatcggaaATATTCTAAGAACCTCAGATCGACCATCGAAAAACATCGACAGTCATTTCTGGTCATCTACGATCGGAGGTGTCACACACGTCCACCATTTCCACGAtcttatatatgatatatatcatCTTCATCAACCTGCTAAATGATTCGTATGACATCAAATTCATCGAAGCATCAAAATCTCCACCAATCAACTCCTTACGTAAAATATTTCAAAGATATAAAACTCCATCTTAACCAAACAAATAACTTTCAAATGCAAAATCTAACATAGCCAAAAACAGCCAACAAAATTCCAATATTTGACATGACAATGACAAGTTAGGATGAAGATCAAACCAGATCTACCAGAAGATACGAGCAGTTGGATCaccagttttgttttttttttctataaaatagaaGACAGTGAATGTTACCTCACTTTAAACttaaacataaaatctttatcaaaaatatcaaaatgatcacagaattatatttttatttgttattttatagtcattttaattttagaatattttaaaatgctttacaaaataaaaatatattttcgtataaaataacttttattgTGTATTCAACACCTGTCCGTAGGGCGGTCCAACCCTAATATAATATAGAGTTCTATAATATATAGAGAAAAATTAGTTCTCATACTAGTAAAATCACTTACCtgtaaaatgtaata
Above is a window of Brassica napus cultivar Da-Ae chromosome A10, Da-Ae, whole genome shotgun sequence DNA encoding:
- the LOC125579281 gene encoding uncharacterized protein LOC125579281; the encoded protein is MFEEVEQWFELNKVQAPGAHTNTRLESEDKWNPPENGVIKCNIHANWRNALLHSCVAWIARDQMGNVSYHARDAITHAPNRFVAELRSVIWALSSLRDLGISKVTVAVDYHEVVEALKKPQPWPRYMNLLEKNQKTQGRF